The following coding sequences are from one Natrarchaeobaculum sulfurireducens window:
- the serB gene encoding phosphoserine phosphatase SerB, which translates to MTVVAFDFDGTLSDSEMTVLLGKRRDVADEMAEITERAMNDEIGYAESLRERAALLEGLPAAEADAAFAEVELRPGAADLIEELNDAGVTTAILTGGFERGVEAALEREGASVDHIVSNRLPRSEDGSELTGDVEGPLIEGTKDDALENLAAEVGVDLEATVAVGDGANDLPMLNVAGRAIGFDPKPAVEPHCGVVVTSMDEAREVLVDDGVLTADS; encoded by the coding sequence ATGACAGTCGTCGCGTTCGACTTCGATGGGACGCTCTCCGATTCGGAAATGACCGTACTGCTCGGCAAGCGCCGTGACGTCGCCGACGAGATGGCCGAGATCACCGAGCGAGCGATGAACGACGAGATCGGCTACGCCGAAAGCCTCCGCGAGCGAGCGGCGTTGCTCGAGGGGCTGCCGGCAGCAGAGGCCGACGCCGCCTTTGCCGAGGTCGAACTCCGTCCCGGCGCAGCCGACCTGATCGAGGAGCTAAACGACGCTGGCGTGACGACGGCGATCCTGACTGGCGGGTTCGAACGCGGCGTCGAAGCTGCCCTCGAGCGCGAGGGTGCGTCAGTCGACCACATCGTCTCGAACCGCCTGCCTCGAAGCGAAGACGGCAGCGAGCTGACCGGGGACGTCGAGGGGCCGCTCATCGAGGGCACCAAAGACGACGCGCTCGAGAACTTGGCCGCTGAGGTCGGCGTCGATCTCGAAGCGACCGTCGCGGTCGGTGACGGCGCGAACGACCTGCCGATGCTGAACGTCGCCGGGCGTGCGATCGGCTTCGATCCGAAACCCGCGGTCGAACCACACTGTGGGGTCGTCGTCACCTCGATGGACGAGGCCCGTGAGGTATTGGTCGACGACGGCGTACTCACGGCGGACAGTTGA
- a CDS encoding mechanosensitive ion channel family protein: MSFAAGRSWLEADGTARAALEATTTESLPFGEWAAGLEQNWLVVALIVAGSILLARLVHWVSGRYLDGEHAETTFGRAALAEIDTPGAITIGLLGVYLSLLVLDLLESTPVVVGLIATALIVLWARASIRIGRRWLEFLQEGETNYEFAPMFANLWTVTVVAGAVLLLLSVWNLELTPFLASAGILGIVVGFAAQDAISNLIGGIALYFDNTYKIGDVIRVEDDMRGTVTDVGIRSTTVLTEDNLLVTVPNAVLNSTQVVNESAPQRHMRLRIPITAAYGTDHEQVESLVLEVCNACPLVRDSPAPKLLFLEFGDSALVFELRVYINHPLVEKRAVDRINRGVYEAFDEAGITIPFPQRELSFLEADQDSEYRFDERLEDESADSA, translated from the coding sequence ATGTCTTTCGCCGCCGGACGCTCGTGGCTCGAAGCCGATGGCACGGCACGAGCGGCGCTCGAGGCGACGACGACGGAGTCGCTCCCGTTCGGGGAGTGGGCGGCCGGACTCGAGCAGAACTGGCTGGTGGTCGCGCTCATCGTCGCCGGCTCGATCCTGCTGGCGCGGCTCGTCCACTGGGTTAGTGGGCGGTATCTCGACGGCGAGCACGCCGAGACGACGTTCGGGCGGGCGGCTCTCGCAGAGATCGACACGCCGGGTGCCATCACCATCGGGCTGTTGGGCGTTTACCTCAGCCTGCTCGTGCTCGACCTCCTCGAGTCGACGCCGGTCGTGGTCGGTCTCATCGCGACCGCACTGATCGTTCTCTGGGCTCGAGCGTCGATTCGGATCGGCCGCCGGTGGCTCGAGTTCCTGCAAGAAGGCGAGACGAACTACGAGTTCGCACCGATGTTCGCCAACCTCTGGACGGTCACCGTGGTCGCCGGGGCAGTGTTGCTGTTGTTGTCGGTCTGGAACCTCGAGCTGACGCCGTTTCTCGCCTCGGCAGGGATTCTCGGCATCGTGGTCGGCTTTGCAGCCCAGGACGCGATCAGCAATTTAATCGGCGGCATCGCGCTGTATTTCGACAACACGTACAAAATCGGCGACGTGATCCGCGTCGAAGACGATATGCGTGGCACCGTCACCGACGTCGGCATCCGTAGCACGACGGTACTGACCGAGGATAACCTCCTCGTGACGGTTCCCAACGCGGTGTTGAACTCGACGCAGGTGGTCAACGAGAGCGCCCCACAACGCCACATGCGGCTTCGAATCCCGATCACGGCTGCCTACGGAACCGACCACGAGCAGGTCGAATCGCTCGTTCTCGAGGTGTGTAACGCGTGTCCACTCGTTCGGGACTCTCCCGCGCCGAAACTGCTCTTTCTCGAGTTCGGCGACTCGGCGCTGGTGTTCGAACTCCGCGTCTACATCAACCACCCGCTGGTGGAAAAACGCGCAGTCGACCGGATCAATCGCGGCGTCTACGAGGCGTTCGACGAGGCCGGAATCACGATCCCGTTCCCACAGCGCGAGCTGAGCTTTCTCGAAGCCGACCAGGATAGCGAGTACCGGTTCGACGAACGGCTCGAGGACGAGTCGGCGGACAGCGCGTGA
- a CDS encoding DMT family transporter yields MTSATLEVVALALLPAILWGLAPIFDKRGMAAGGGSVQGSLVVVVVDSSIYFTVIAILYGSSAFSGLTLEVLLVFVFAGVVGTALGRITIFVGVDKVGASLNSTILSTRPLFATAIAFAVLGEPFGPITGVGIVILVAGLSVLTLSQGGDLEGWQPSDLLWPIAAAATFAVANVARRYGMLETPISALEAVAINEAAGFVALAAYVATVGGREVLAKPRASYRYFVVSGVLTTVAMLSLMTALGLEEGRIAIVDPLVATAPFFTLLFAAILLRDLERVTRGVVVGAVLVVVGAVLITL; encoded by the coding sequence ATGACGAGCGCGACGCTCGAGGTCGTCGCGCTTGCACTGCTCCCGGCGATCCTTTGGGGGTTGGCCCCGATCTTCGACAAACGCGGAATGGCCGCCGGTGGCGGCTCCGTCCAGGGGTCGCTGGTCGTCGTGGTTGTCGACTCGTCGATCTATTTTACGGTGATCGCCATCCTCTATGGCTCTTCGGCGTTTTCGGGGCTCACACTCGAGGTCTTGCTCGTCTTCGTGTTCGCCGGCGTCGTCGGCACGGCGCTCGGCCGGATCACGATCTTCGTCGGCGTCGATAAAGTCGGGGCAAGTCTCAATAGTACGATCCTTAGCACGCGGCCGCTGTTCGCGACGGCCATCGCCTTCGCCGTCCTCGGTGAACCGTTCGGCCCCATTACCGGTGTTGGCATCGTGATCCTCGTCGCTGGCCTCTCCGTCCTGACGCTCTCTCAGGGCGGCGATCTCGAGGGTTGGCAGCCCAGCGACCTGCTGTGGCCGATCGCAGCCGCCGCCACCTTCGCCGTCGCCAACGTCGCCCGCCGGTACGGCATGCTCGAGACGCCCATCTCGGCGCTCGAGGCCGTCGCGATCAACGAGGCCGCAGGCTTCGTCGCGCTCGCGGCGTACGTGGCGACCGTTGGCGGTCGGGAGGTCCTCGCGAAGCCGCGAGCCTCGTATCGCTACTTCGTCGTCAGCGGCGTCTTGACGACCGTCGCGATGCTCTCGTTGATGACTGCACTGGGGCTCGAGGAGGGTCGCATCGCCATCGTCGATCCGCTCGTCGCGACCGCACCGTTTTTCACCCTGCTGTTTGCCGCCATCCTCTTGCGCGACCTCGAGCGGGTGACACGCGGCGTCGTGGTCGGTGCCGTCCTCGTGGTCGTCGGAGCGGTGTTGATTACGCTCTGA
- a CDS encoding inorganic phosphate transporter, whose amino-acid sequence MTEVLLIVGIAVAVFVGYNIGGATTGVAFGPAVGAHVLSTVGAAVLMSIFFFIGGWLIGPAVVETLGEGIIEEEGLLTLETGIGILFFIGLALFFGNLFGVPSSTSMTAVGAIAGLGLATGTLDWATMGEIVSWWVVAPIVAFWISGVIGRYFYPAINEWVAISRRETHLWVVDRSSTIPKVSVAEGTDRREITGSLIVVAIGCYMAFSSGASNVANAVAPLVGAGALEFEEGVLATFSNMEWGVIIAGVAVTIGAFTIARRTLETMGNDITNLPLTAAVVVMTVSATIVTLLSAIGIPVQLVIVATMSIVGLGWGRATRTTTVSDAVRGREETTVSVGALTAEEEGETVPQIGEEEVGDIPKASELFDPSTTARVIAIQNFVPVLATIGAYLTFRFVPIFGF is encoded by the coding sequence GTGACGGAAGTACTGCTTATCGTAGGGATCGCCGTTGCGGTGTTCGTCGGCTACAACATCGGCGGCGCGACGACCGGCGTGGCGTTCGGCCCAGCCGTTGGCGCACACGTACTCTCGACGGTCGGGGCGGCCGTGTTGATGTCGATTTTCTTCTTCATCGGTGGCTGGCTCATCGGCCCGGCCGTCGTCGAAACGCTCGGGGAGGGCATCATCGAAGAGGAGGGGCTGTTGACGCTCGAGACGGGAATCGGCATCCTCTTTTTCATCGGGTTGGCGCTGTTTTTCGGCAACCTCTTCGGCGTTCCCTCCTCGACGTCGATGACCGCTGTCGGTGCCATCGCCGGACTTGGGCTGGCCACGGGAACGCTCGACTGGGCGACCATGGGCGAGATCGTCTCCTGGTGGGTCGTCGCCCCGATCGTCGCCTTCTGGATCAGCGGCGTTATCGGGCGGTATTTCTATCCGGCGATCAACGAGTGGGTCGCCATCTCCCGTCGTGAGACACACCTCTGGGTCGTCGACCGATCCTCGACGATTCCGAAAGTCAGCGTCGCCGAAGGAACCGACCGACGCGAGATCACCGGCTCGCTGATCGTCGTCGCCATCGGGTGTTACATGGCCTTTAGCTCCGGCGCGTCGAACGTCGCGAACGCGGTCGCCCCGCTGGTCGGTGCCGGAGCGCTCGAGTTCGAGGAGGGCGTCCTCGCCACCTTCTCGAACATGGAGTGGGGTGTTATCATCGCTGGCGTCGCCGTCACGATCGGCGCGTTTACCATCGCTCGCCGGACGCTCGAAACGATGGGCAACGACATCACGAATCTGCCCTTGACCGCTGCGGTCGTCGTCATGACGGTCTCGGCGACGATCGTCACGTTGTTGTCTGCGATCGGGATTCCCGTCCAGCTCGTGATCGTCGCGACGATGAGTATCGTCGGGCTCGGCTGGGGCCGGGCGACCCGAACCACGACCGTCTCGGACGCGGTTCGCGGCCGCGAGGAGACGACTGTCTCCGTCGGCGCGCTAACCGCCGAAGAGGAGGGGGAAACGGTTCCCCAGATCGGCGAGGAGGAAGTCGGGGACATCCCGAAGGCTTCGGAGCTGTTCGACCCGTCGACGACCGCCCGCGTGATCGCTATCCAGAACTTCGTGCCGGTGCTGGCGACGATCGGTGCCTACCTCACCTTCCGGTTCGTCCCCATCTTCGGCTTCTGA
- the fer gene encoding ferredoxin Fer: protein MPTVEYLNYEVVDDNGWDIYDEGVFEQAAEEGLDEEDYGTLEVNEGEYILEAAEAQGYDWPFSCRAGACANCAAIVVDGEIEMDMQQILSDEEVDEKNVRLTCIGSAETDEVKIVYNAKHLDYLQNRVI from the coding sequence ATGCCCACGGTAGAATACCTCAACTACGAAGTAGTGGACGACAACGGCTGGGACATTTACGACGAAGGAGTCTTCGAGCAGGCTGCCGAGGAAGGCCTCGACGAAGAAGACTACGGAACGCTCGAGGTCAACGAGGGCGAGTACATCCTCGAGGCCGCCGAGGCGCAGGGCTACGACTGGCCCTTCTCGTGCCGTGCCGGCGCGTGTGCGAACTGTGCCGCGATCGTCGTCGACGGCGAGATCGAGATGGACATGCAGCAGATCCTCTCGGACGAAGAGGTCGACGAGAAGAACGTTCGCCTGACCTGCATCGGCTCGGCCGAGACGGACGAGGTCAAGATCGTCTACAACGCGAAGCACCTCGACTACCTGCAGAACCGCGTCATTTAA
- a CDS encoding A24 family peptidase codes for MSVTFALASTPDLLRLVALPVFAWVAVRDIKTRRVSSGVWIPLALLGGVLLVWDGWIARSAGGTVWTHEFLLPAMISMGFVVPIAYLFWWVGGFGGADAKALMVLAVLFPTVPRYAVGDWTLPLASPPIGAFSFTILTNAVLVGVLIPIVLAIRNAAAGRVGTVMFVGWPVSVERIPETHGRLLETESGLSRGGLDLDALRMYLRWRGRSLSDVRENPEYFRDPATLPDDPNPPTDGAITAEVRSDGGTLERDTDDDAATPPIDHDFDDPWGAVAFLEDIDHSAYGTTPEELREGLEVLASRDRVWISPGMPFLVPVFVGLVIAFTYGDLLMSLLV; via the coding sequence GTGTCTGTGACGTTCGCGCTCGCGTCGACGCCAGACCTCCTTCGACTCGTTGCCCTCCCGGTTTTCGCCTGGGTCGCCGTCCGGGACATCAAAACACGACGGGTCTCGAGTGGGGTCTGGATCCCACTTGCGTTGCTCGGCGGCGTCTTGCTCGTCTGGGACGGCTGGATCGCCCGGAGTGCCGGCGGAACCGTCTGGACCCACGAGTTTCTCCTCCCGGCGATGATCAGCATGGGGTTCGTCGTCCCCATCGCCTACCTGTTCTGGTGGGTCGGCGGTTTCGGTGGGGCCGACGCGAAGGCACTCATGGTGCTCGCCGTTCTCTTCCCGACCGTCCCGCGCTACGCCGTCGGTGACTGGACGCTCCCGCTCGCGAGTCCGCCTATCGGCGCGTTCTCGTTTACGATCCTGACCAACGCCGTGCTCGTGGGCGTTCTCATCCCCATCGTCCTCGCGATCCGCAACGCCGCTGCCGGTCGCGTCGGCACCGTCATGTTCGTCGGCTGGCCCGTCTCGGTCGAGCGCATCCCCGAGACGCACGGCCGTCTCCTCGAGACCGAAAGCGGGCTCTCCCGTGGCGGCCTCGACCTCGACGCGCTGCGAATGTACCTCCGCTGGCGGGGGCGCTCGCTGTCGGACGTCCGCGAGAACCCGGAGTACTTTCGGGACCCGGCGACGCTCCCTGACGACCCAAATCCGCCGACCGACGGTGCTATCACCGCCGAAGTCAGAAGCGACGGCGGCACCCTCGAGCGTGACACCGACGATGACGCAGCGACGCCGCCGATCGATCACGACTTCGACGATCCCTGGGGTGCTGTGGCGTTTCTCGAGGACATCGACCACTCCGCGTACGGGACGACCCCCGAGGAACTCCGGGAGGGACTCGAGGTCCTCGCGAGCCGTGATCGGGTCTGGATCTCACCAGGGATGCCGTTTCTCGTCCCCGTCTTCGTCGGCCTGGTGATCGCGTTCACCTACGGTGACCTGTTGATGAGTCTGCTCGTCTGA
- a CDS encoding HIT family protein, giving the protein MCSIFSQIVAGEIPARVVYEDESTMAFLDANPLAPGHTLVIPKAEYERLNDVPEDVATDLYATIHRMVPAIEEAVDADATTVAFNNGEAAGQEVDHVHCHIVPRFDGDGGGPIHAVAGDVPDLADDDLDEIAAEIESRA; this is encoded by the coding sequence ATGTGTTCGATCTTCAGTCAGATCGTCGCGGGAGAGATTCCCGCACGCGTCGTGTACGAAGACGAGTCGACGATGGCCTTTCTCGACGCCAACCCGCTCGCGCCGGGGCACACGCTGGTGATCCCCAAAGCGGAGTACGAGCGACTGAACGACGTCCCCGAAGACGTCGCCACCGATCTCTACGCGACGATCCACCGGATGGTCCCCGCCATCGAGGAAGCCGTCGACGCCGACGCCACGACGGTCGCGTTCAACAACGGCGAGGCCGCCGGTCAGGAAGTCGACCACGTCCACTGTCACATCGTCCCCCGGTTCGATGGCGACGGCGGCGGCCCCATCCACGCCGTCGCCGGTGACGTCCCCGATCTCGCTGACGACGACCTCGACGAGATCGCGGCTGAAATCGAGTCTCGAGCCTGA
- a CDS encoding Cdc6/Cdc18 family protein, protein MEIDARIDRRLRDETADRIVRDRAVLDPTACRTDVQDRGRYVERLLDAIAPVFSGSTPPTLYVWGPKGAGKTTLTTAIVGRLNALNGDGGRAMHTTTRTAHRQLPRVVSVDLRRVSSEFTFYRRALSSLLGPEATPSNGVSTETLRDRLTSRLTAKPSFVVVDHVDDPMGPPLTDVVQWLSRVESGDAWVALGRTPPDGLNVDVERTVELPAYRTHTLIDVLGSRAEFGLAPDAITREQLYAIADWAHGDAHDAIAALFSAALLAESADRDRISEADVSDGIEAVPYPSSALHRVFALEESRQELLYQFLSLSASQRQSVGATAGALADADHVDLKRSTVRRMLYELADDGVLRRVEHRDPDRRYGRGRGRPPSRVEPTFPPLIFRALHSSRKS, encoded by the coding sequence ATGGAGATCGACGCGCGCATCGATCGGCGACTCAGAGACGAGACGGCAGACCGGATCGTCCGCGATCGAGCGGTTCTCGATCCGACGGCCTGTCGAACCGACGTGCAAGACCGCGGCCGGTACGTCGAGCGGTTGCTCGACGCGATAGCGCCCGTGTTCTCGGGATCGACGCCGCCGACGCTGTACGTGTGGGGGCCAAAAGGAGCCGGGAAGACGACGCTCACGACCGCCATCGTCGGACGGCTCAACGCGCTCAACGGCGACGGCGGCAGGGCGATGCACACGACGACGCGGACGGCCCACCGCCAGCTGCCACGCGTCGTCTCGGTCGACCTCCGGCGCGTCTCGAGCGAGTTTACGTTCTACCGGCGGGCGCTCTCGTCACTGCTGGGCCCGGAAGCGACGCCGTCGAACGGCGTGAGTACCGAGACGCTTCGTGATCGGCTCACCAGCCGCCTGACAGCGAAACCATCGTTCGTGGTCGTCGACCACGTCGACGATCCGATGGGACCACCACTGACGGACGTCGTCCAGTGGCTCTCACGGGTCGAAAGCGGCGACGCCTGGGTCGCACTGGGTCGGACGCCACCGGACGGTCTGAACGTCGACGTCGAGCGAACGGTCGAACTCCCGGCGTACCGGACGCACACGCTCATCGACGTGCTCGGCTCTCGAGCCGAGTTCGGACTCGCACCGGACGCCATCACGCGCGAGCAGCTGTACGCGATCGCAGACTGGGCCCACGGAGACGCCCACGACGCCATCGCAGCGCTCTTTTCGGCCGCGTTACTCGCGGAGTCGGCCGACCGCGACCGGATCTCGGAAGCAGACGTCAGCGACGGAATCGAAGCAGTTCCGTACCCCTCGTCGGCACTCCACCGGGTCTTCGCGCTCGAGGAGAGTAGACAGGAACTGCTGTATCAGTTCCTTTCGTTGTCGGCGTCACAGCGCCAATCCGTCGGGGCAACCGCGGGCGCATTGGCCGACGCAGACCACGTCGACCTGAAACGCTCGACCGTCAGGCGGATGCTGTACGAACTCGCAGACGACGGCGTCCTCCGGCGGGTCGAACACCGGGACCCGGACCGACGCTACGGGCGCGGACGGGGACGGCCCCCGAGTCGCGTCGAACCGACGTTCCCGCCGCTCATTTTTCGAGCGCTCCACTCGAGCCGAAAGTCCTGA
- a CDS encoding ABC transporter ATP-binding protein: MTDITLDNVTKRFEDVTAVDSLGLEIDDGEFLVLVGPSGCGKSTTLRMLAGLESVTEGDILASGEPITDLEPKNRNVAMVFQNYALYPHMSAKRNMTFGMKSAGDYTDDEIEDRVTEAAAILDIEDLLERKPKALSGGERQRVAIGRALVRDPDYLLMDEPLSNLDAKLRIQMRAELSELHDELETTTIYVTHDQTEAMTLGDRVAVMNDGELQQVAKPQELYDYPANRFVAEFIGSPAMNTLPVEIRRDGDGYVAVGDGVDVQLPQTGDLDALEEEQLLLGIRPEDLHEDGANADTSIRATVSVTEPLGDTTLIHGEVAGTLAKFKVSARSSLRQGDTVEFGADLDRLHLFDDETGAAVYHSDRSLETTEQPLSH, encoded by the coding sequence ATGACTGATATTACACTCGACAACGTTACGAAACGGTTCGAAGACGTCACGGCGGTCGACTCGCTCGGCCTCGAGATCGACGACGGCGAGTTCCTCGTCCTCGTCGGCCCCTCGGGGTGTGGGAAATCGACGACGCTGCGGATGCTCGCCGGCCTCGAGAGTGTCACCGAGGGTGACATTCTCGCCAGCGGTGAGCCGATCACGGACCTCGAGCCGAAAAACCGCAACGTCGCGATGGTGTTCCAGAACTACGCGCTCTACCCGCATATGTCTGCAAAGCGGAACATGACGTTCGGCATGAAGTCGGCGGGCGACTACACCGACGACGAGATCGAAGACCGTGTCACCGAGGCGGCGGCGATCCTCGACATCGAAGATCTCTTAGAGCGAAAGCCGAAGGCGCTCTCGGGCGGCGAACGCCAGCGCGTCGCCATTGGCCGTGCGCTGGTCCGCGATCCGGACTATCTGCTGATGGACGAACCGCTGTCGAATCTGGACGCAAAACTTCGCATCCAGATGCGCGCCGAGTTGAGCGAACTGCACGACGAACTCGAGACGACGACGATCTACGTCACCCACGACCAGACCGAAGCGATGACGCTTGGCGATCGCGTCGCCGTGATGAACGATGGCGAACTCCAACAGGTCGCCAAGCCACAGGAGTTGTATGACTATCCGGCAAACCGGTTCGTCGCTGAGTTCATCGGCAGCCCGGCGATGAACACGCTGCCGGTCGAGATCCGCAGAGACGGCGACGGCTACGTGGCGGTCGGCGACGGTGTCGACGTCCAGTTGCCACAGACCGGCGATCTCGACGCGCTCGAGGAAGAGCAGCTACTCCTCGGCATCCGGCCGGAGGACCTCCACGAGGATGGAGCGAACGCGGACACCTCGATTCGAGCGACGGTCTCCGTGACCGAGCCACTCGGCGATACGACGCTGATCCACGGCGAGGTCGCCGGCACGCTGGCCAAGTTCAAGGTCAGCGCCCGCTCGTCGCTTCGACAGGGAGACACCGTCGAGTTCGGGGCCGACCTCGATCGGCTCCACCTCTTCGACGATGAGACTGGAGCGGCGGTCTATCACTCCGATCGGTCGCTCGAGACGACCGAACAGCCGCTTTCACACTGA
- a CDS encoding carbohydrate ABC transporter permease, whose protein sequence is MSTDTPSTIERVTESLERPTTDRTQLLVHIGLGVSVFLMAFPILIALLVSTQEQGVINSVGDLAPGSHMVDNYQTVMTDYNFGVYLLNSFIMSIIIVVGKLAISLLAALAIVYYRFPFKNLMFMLILFTLMLPVPVRFVPLFNIVTDLGWYNSMLALTIPYLASATTVFLLRQHFLSIPESIVEQAKLDGIGPLKFLVYVLIPMSKGMLAGVSVIMFIYAWNQYLWPLVIIDSQAQQVTQVGITLLQGDIQAGELQWSIVMAGAIITLIPPLLALIAFRKPLLETFGVQQK, encoded by the coding sequence GTGAGTACAGACACTCCATCGACGATCGAACGCGTCACCGAATCGCTCGAGCGCCCGACGACGGATCGAACACAGTTGCTGGTCCACATCGGACTCGGCGTTTCGGTGTTCCTGATGGCGTTTCCGATCCTGATCGCGTTGCTCGTGAGCACGCAAGAACAGGGCGTCATCAACAGCGTCGGCGACCTCGCTCCCGGCAGTCACATGGTCGACAACTACCAGACGGTGATGACCGACTACAACTTCGGCGTTTACCTGCTGAACTCGTTTATCATGTCGATCATCATCGTCGTCGGGAAACTGGCGATCTCGCTTCTGGCGGCGCTGGCGATCGTCTACTACCGGTTCCCGTTCAAGAACCTGATGTTCATGCTGATCCTCTTTACGCTGATGCTGCCGGTGCCGGTCCGGTTCGTGCCGCTTTTCAACATCGTCACGGATCTGGGCTGGTACAACAGCATGCTCGCGCTCACGATCCCGTATCTGGCGAGCGCGACGACGGTCTTCCTGTTGCGCCAGCACTTCCTCTCGATTCCCGAGTCGATCGTCGAACAGGCGAAACTCGACGGGATCGGACCGCTGAAGTTCCTCGTCTACGTGCTGATCCCGATGTCGAAGGGGATGCTGGCGGGCGTCTCCGTCATCATGTTCATCTACGCCTGGAACCAGTACCTCTGGCCGCTGGTTATCATCGACTCTCAGGCCCAACAGGTCACGCAGGTCGGGATCACCCTCCTGCAAGGCGACATCCAGGCTGGCGAACTACAGTGGTCGATCGTGATGGCCGGTGCCATCATCACGCTTATCCCACCGCTGCTCGCACTGATCGCGTTCCGAAAACCACTCCTCGAGACCTTCGGGGTCCAACAGAAGTGA
- a CDS encoding carbohydrate ABC transporter permease, producing the protein MAREIYDRSWLAYLLLLPTLVVSAIFLYYPAAQAVNLSLYETLQFGTQRVWTGLGNYSYLLTSSDYHSSIVVTIAFSLIVIVGVMAISLVVSYLIYEVSVGQSSYLIAAIWPYALPPAVAGIVFFYIIHPSLGVLTQPIQAIFGVNIDWFTRGGQAFVVVTVAVIWKQIGYNVIFMIAALNNVPDALGEVADLDGVGRFQRLVRIYMPLISPTLIFLVVMNTIYAFFHTFAFIDILTQGGPGGATNIMIYDLYRNAFEFNNHGLASAQSVILFLVVGVLMYAQLRLSDKYAHYG; encoded by the coding sequence ATGGCAAGAGAGATTTACGACCGCTCGTGGCTCGCCTACCTCCTGTTGTTGCCGACGCTCGTCGTCTCGGCCATCTTCCTCTACTATCCGGCCGCACAGGCAGTCAACCTCAGCCTGTACGAGACGCTGCAGTTCGGCACACAGCGGGTCTGGACCGGCCTCGGCAACTACAGTTACCTGCTCACCTCGAGCGACTACCACAGCAGCATCGTCGTGACGATCGCCTTCTCGCTGATCGTAATCGTCGGCGTGATGGCCATCTCGCTGGTCGTCTCGTATCTGATCTACGAAGTGAGCGTCGGCCAGTCGTCGTACCTGATCGCGGCGATCTGGCCGTACGCGCTGCCACCGGCAGTCGCGGGAATCGTCTTCTTTTACATTATTCACCCGAGCCTCGGCGTGCTCACCCAGCCAATTCAGGCGATCTTTGGCGTCAATATCGACTGGTTCACCCGGGGTGGCCAGGCGTTCGTCGTCGTGACCGTCGCGGTCATCTGGAAGCAGATCGGCTACAACGTCATCTTCATGATCGCCGCGTTGAACAACGTGCCTGACGCCCTCGGCGAGGTCGCCGACCTCGACGGTGTCGGCCGGTTCCAGCGGCTGGTTCGGATCTACATGCCGTTGATCTCGCCGACGCTGATCTTTCTCGTCGTCATGAACACGATCTACGCGTTTTTCCACACGTTCGCGTTCATCGACATCCTTACTCAGGGCGGTCCGGGCGGAGCGACCAACATCATGATCTACGACCTCTATCGCAACGCATTCGAGTTCAACAACCACGGACTGGCGTCGGCACAGTCGGTCATCCTGTTCCTCGTCGTTGGCGTACTGATGTACGCCCAGTTGCGCCTGTCCGATAAATACGCACACTATGGGTGA